From Myxococcota bacterium, a single genomic window includes:
- a CDS encoding acyl-CoA dehydrogenase family protein, translated as MDFQLTEDQEALRDGVRSFCEGRVSIDALRELEKTGFDRELWGELAEMGVFSLRQSEDAGGVGLGSADAVLVFEELGRCLAPGPVTWSHLAADLVDGAATGECVVGGIDLSRTNSDPLLIEHLEHIDALLVLRPDGIERIDPKALSGRAIERPLDPFTPVHEVAELPAGERLGDAEAAARFRLEGAALASGMLLGIAEASQELATDYAKKREQFGRPIGGFQALKHKLADCYTRQELARAAAYAAGATLDDPEVGDVLRAVSTAKVLTGDAAMENARACVQIHGGMGYTWEVPAHYYLKRIWVLENQFGTVGEHAERVAERIAVGD; from the coding sequence GTGGACTTTCAGCTGACCGAAGATCAGGAAGCGCTGCGCGACGGCGTCCGCTCGTTCTGCGAGGGACGGGTCTCGATCGACGCCCTGCGCGAACTCGAGAAGACCGGCTTCGACCGCGAACTCTGGGGCGAACTCGCCGAGATGGGTGTGTTCTCCCTGCGCCAGAGCGAGGACGCCGGGGGCGTGGGCCTCGGGAGCGCCGATGCGGTGCTCGTCTTCGAGGAACTCGGGCGCTGCCTCGCGCCCGGCCCGGTCACCTGGTCGCATCTGGCCGCGGACCTCGTGGACGGCGCGGCGACGGGCGAATGCGTCGTCGGCGGAATCGATCTCTCGCGAACGAACTCGGATCCGCTCCTGATCGAGCATCTCGAACACATCGATGCGCTGTTGGTGCTGCGTCCCGATGGCATCGAGCGGATCGATCCGAAGGCGCTCTCGGGCCGGGCGATCGAGCGACCCCTCGACCCGTTCACACCGGTGCACGAAGTGGCGGAGCTCCCGGCCGGGGAGCGTCTCGGCGACGCCGAGGCGGCCGCGCGCTTCCGTCTGGAGGGGGCGGCGCTGGCATCGGGGATGCTGCTCGGCATCGCCGAAGCGAGCCAGGAGCTCGCGACGGACTACGCGAAGAAACGCGAGCAGTTCGGGCGTCCGATCGGCGGCTTCCAGGCGCTGAAGCACAAGCTCGCCGACTGCTACACGCGCCAGGAACTGGCCCGCGCCGCGGCCTATGCGGCCGGGGCGACCCTGGACGATCCCGAGGTCGGGGACGTGTTGCGCGCCGTCTCGACGGCGAAGGTGCTCACCGGCGATGCGGCCATGGAGAATGCCCGGGCCTGCGTCCAGATCCACGGCGGCATGGGATACACCTGGGAGGTGCCGGCGCACTACTACCTGAAGCGGATCTGGGTGCTCGAGAACCAGTTCGGAACCGTCGGCGAGCACGCCGAGCGCGTGGCCGAGCGCATCGCGGTCGGCGACTGA
- a CDS encoding tetratricopeptide repeat protein, with protein sequence MRTVCPRHRVVSVALALAVGVSLGCASIRTPSLASSWIRVETAHLEIWSEVSEEETLEIARELQFFAEVVRRVTGLQRVTSERPTRLFVFAEETWDELVESRATGLFTADARRNTLLMQADEEHAFMTRHVLFHEYVHFLVANQGNQDELPYWYNEGWAEFLGTVRQRGDVVTVGEAAVLRWQHLHAGLDWLDMGDVLRAERGPSGNNDVLMLYAQSWALVHYLRVGRDERRFFTDQFADYLAAVRSGEDDVEAFEVAFGIEVDALEPAIREHLADLRRIPYLEIPVRALPEPPPVRVTAAARGAVAEALGELETSLQDYRSASYYLAAALEADPTNARLRASYGVAEAYRGREQAGLEAVEEALAAEPEDARLHVDLARVLLAGVDYGNLEARPAGWDRANVAAKKALRLDPDSAEAHFFRGYFLLAERRPDEAIEHLERATNLLPGYVGARLYLARAYVRRGRVAEAERHLRGLESSAHNEDIEGAIATIRAEINDVAAGRAED encoded by the coding sequence ATGCGGACCGTGTGCCCTCGCCACCGAGTCGTCAGCGTCGCCCTCGCACTCGCTGTCGGCGTCTCGCTGGGCTGCGCCTCCATCCGGACCCCGTCGCTCGCCTCGTCGTGGATCCGGGTCGAGACGGCTCACCTCGAGATCTGGAGCGAGGTCTCCGAGGAAGAGACGCTGGAGATCGCGCGCGAACTCCAGTTCTTCGCGGAGGTGGTCCGGCGCGTCACCGGGCTGCAGCGGGTCACGTCCGAGCGCCCCACGCGGCTCTTCGTATTTGCCGAGGAGACGTGGGATGAGCTCGTCGAGTCGCGTGCGACGGGACTCTTCACCGCGGATGCCCGTCGCAACACGCTGCTCATGCAGGCCGACGAGGAGCATGCGTTCATGACGCGCCACGTGCTCTTCCACGAGTACGTGCACTTCCTGGTCGCGAACCAGGGGAACCAGGACGAGCTTCCGTACTGGTACAACGAGGGCTGGGCCGAGTTCCTGGGGACCGTGCGGCAGCGCGGCGACGTCGTCACGGTCGGTGAGGCAGCCGTTCTGCGCTGGCAGCACCTCCACGCCGGCTTGGATTGGCTCGACATGGGGGACGTCCTGCGAGCGGAGCGTGGTCCGAGTGGGAACAACGATGTCCTGATGCTCTACGCTCAGTCCTGGGCGCTGGTGCACTACCTGCGCGTGGGGCGCGACGAGCGTCGTTTCTTCACCGACCAGTTCGCAGACTATCTGGCCGCGGTTCGCAGCGGGGAGGACGACGTCGAGGCGTTCGAGGTCGCCTTCGGGATCGAGGTGGACGCGCTCGAACCCGCGATCCGGGAACATCTCGCGGATCTCCGGCGCATCCCCTATCTCGAAATCCCGGTGCGAGCGCTGCCCGAGCCGCCCCCGGTGCGCGTGACTGCGGCGGCGCGGGGGGCCGTGGCCGAGGCGCTCGGAGAGCTGGAGACCAGCCTCCAGGATTACCGGAGCGCCTCGTACTACCTCGCCGCAGCCCTCGAAGCGGACCCGACGAACGCCCGTCTACGGGCGTCTTACGGCGTCGCCGAGGCCTATCGGGGGCGGGAGCAGGCGGGTCTCGAAGCCGTCGAGGAGGCGCTCGCGGCCGAACCCGAGGACGCCCGTCTCCACGTCGATCTGGCGCGGGTGCTCCTCGCCGGGGTGGACTACGGAAACCTGGAGGCGCGACCCGCGGGTTGGGACCGCGCGAACGTCGCCGCGAAGAAGGCGCTGCGCCTCGATCCCGACTCGGCAGAAGCGCACTTCTTCCGCGGGTACTTCCTGTTGGCCGAGCGCCGACCGGACGAGGCGATCGAGCATCTGGAGCGGGCTACGAACCTGCTCCCGGGCTACGTCGGGGCGCGGCTCTACCTGGCGCGGGCCTACGTGCGGCGTGGGCGGGTCGCCGAAGCGGAACGCCACCTTCGCGGCCTCGAGTCGTCGGCGCACAACGAAGACATCGAGGGCGCGATCGCCACGATTCGCGCAGAGATCAACGACGTCGCTGCCGGTCGCGCGGAAGACTAG
- a CDS encoding acyl-CoA dehydrogenase family protein, with protein MDLRYSESDEAFRKELRSWLDSEVPAHGRPPSEHDWPARREYDTAWQRKLYEAGYAGINWPKEFGGRDASLTEQLVYYEEIARANAPYVGVNFVGLLHGGPTLMSEGTPEQREKHIGPIIRGEEVWCQGFSEPSAGSDLAALKTKAELDGDHYVVSGHKIWTSFAQVSDYCELLVRTNPEEKHRGITWLAMPMDLEGIEIRPLPTIVGSSEFSELFLENVRVPVSCRIGKENDGWRVTNVTLSFERGTAFASDIYQLQESLRELTRLAKVLTRDDAVAWEDRTLRRDVGHLAAELDGLWALVKYMVSEAGKTGVPGLTGSCVKLYYTELKQRLGDLSLRLLGRASLSRDDVGGMASETIVYEALQSLSMTIAGGTSQIQRNIISERVLGLPREPR; from the coding sequence TTGGATCTTCGCTACTCGGAATCCGACGAAGCCTTTCGCAAGGAGCTGCGCAGCTGGCTCGACAGCGAGGTGCCGGCCCACGGGCGTCCGCCTTCGGAGCACGACTGGCCCGCACGACGCGAGTACGACACGGCCTGGCAGCGGAAGCTCTACGAGGCGGGCTACGCGGGCATCAACTGGCCGAAGGAGTTCGGCGGGCGCGATGCGTCGCTGACCGAACAGCTCGTCTACTACGAAGAGATCGCGCGGGCGAACGCGCCCTACGTCGGGGTCAACTTCGTGGGCCTGCTCCACGGCGGCCCGACCCTGATGTCCGAGGGCACGCCCGAGCAGAGGGAGAAGCACATCGGGCCGATCATCCGCGGCGAGGAGGTCTGGTGTCAGGGCTTCTCCGAGCCGTCGGCGGGTTCGGACCTGGCTGCGCTGAAGACGAAGGCCGAGCTCGACGGCGATCACTACGTCGTGAGCGGCCACAAGATCTGGACGTCCTTCGCCCAGGTGTCGGACTACTGCGAGCTGCTCGTCCGCACGAACCCGGAGGAGAAGCACCGCGGGATCACCTGGCTCGCCATGCCCATGGACCTCGAGGGCATCGAGATCCGGCCGCTGCCGACGATCGTGGGGTCGAGTGAGTTCAGCGAACTCTTCCTCGAGAACGTGCGGGTGCCGGTGTCCTGCCGCATCGGCAAGGAGAACGACGGCTGGCGCGTGACGAACGTGACCCTCTCCTTCGAACGCGGCACGGCCTTCGCGAGTGACATCTACCAGCTGCAGGAGTCGCTCCGCGAGCTCACCCGGCTGGCGAAGGTGCTGACGCGCGACGACGCCGTGGCCTGGGAAGATCGCACGCTGCGCCGGGACGTCGGGCACCTGGCCGCCGAGCTGGACGGGCTCTGGGCCCTCGTGAAGTACATGGTCTCGGAGGCGGGGAAGACCGGCGTGCCCGGCCTGACGGGCTCCTGCGTCAAGCTCTACTACACCGAGCTGAAGCAGCGGCTCGGAGATCTCTCGCTGCGGCTGCTCGGGCGCGCGTCGCTGTCACGCGACGACGTCGGCGGCATGGCGAGCGAGACGATCGTGTACGAGGCGCTGCAGTCGCTGTCCATGACGATCGCGGGCGGCACGTCGCAGATCCAGCGCAACATCATTTCCGAGCGGGTCCTGGGGCTGCCCCGGGAACCGCGCTAG
- a CDS encoding lipid-transfer protein, with product MANHEVAILGVGMHPWGKWGRNFVEYGVHAAKAALDDAGVDYRRVEFLAAGETVRNGYPGYVAASSFAQALGYTGIPISSNYAACASGTQALEAARTRILAGMCDVALVVGADTTPKGFLAPNKGERTLDPDWLRFRLLGATNPTYFGLYARRRMDLFGATEQDFAHIKVKNSKHGHANPNARYKKVFTEEEVLGSPLVADPLRLFEICATSDGGAAIVLSSLDFARKHATDFPKIAAISTITPTYPDVVIDMPKFATDSAAGIQAPDKGFKDSIAYAAYEECGLGPEDMSMAEVYDLSSALELDWYENVGLCKPGEAERLLRDGDTTLGGKIPVNPSGGLGCFGEAVPAQAIAQVCELAWQIRGQASGRQVEGAKAGITANQGLFGHGSSVIVTR from the coding sequence ATGGCCAATCATGAAGTCGCGATCCTCGGGGTCGGCATGCATCCCTGGGGCAAGTGGGGGCGCAACTTCGTCGAGTACGGCGTGCACGCGGCGAAGGCCGCGCTGGACGACGCCGGCGTCGACTACCGCCGGGTCGAGTTCCTCGCCGCCGGTGAGACGGTCCGCAACGGCTATCCGGGCTATGTCGCCGCTTCGAGCTTCGCCCAGGCCCTCGGCTACACGGGCATTCCGATCTCGAGCAACTACGCGGCCTGCGCCAGCGGCACCCAGGCCCTCGAAGCCGCGCGCACGCGGATCCTGGCCGGCATGTGTGACGTCGCGCTCGTGGTCGGCGCCGACACCACGCCGAAGGGCTTCCTCGCGCCGAACAAGGGCGAGCGCACCCTCGACCCCGACTGGCTGCGCTTCCGCCTGCTCGGCGCGACCAACCCCACCTACTTCGGCCTCTACGCGCGCCGCCGCATGGACCTCTTCGGCGCCACCGAGCAGGACTTCGCCCACATCAAGGTGAAGAACAGCAAGCACGGGCACGCGAACCCGAATGCTCGCTACAAGAAGGTCTTCACCGAAGAAGAGGTGCTCGGCTCACCGCTGGTGGCCGACCCGCTCCGCCTCTTCGAGATCTGCGCCACCAGCGACGGCGGCGCCGCGATCGTCCTCAGCTCGCTCGACTTCGCGCGCAAGCACGCGACCGACTTCCCGAAGATCGCGGCGATCTCGACGATCACGCCCACCTACCCGGACGTCGTGATCGACATGCCGAAGTTCGCCACCGACTCGGCCGCCGGGATCCAGGCGCCCGACAAGGGCTTCAAGGACTCGATCGCCTACGCCGCCTACGAAGAGTGCGGCCTCGGGCCGGAAGACATGTCGATGGCCGAGGTCTACGACCTCTCCTCGGCCCTCGAGCTCGACTGGTACGAGAACGTCGGTCTCTGCAAGCCCGGCGAAGCCGAGCGCCTGCTGCGCGACGGCGACACCACCCTCGGCGGCAAGATCCCGGTGAATCCCTCGGGCGGCCTCGGCTGCTTCGGCGAGGCGGTGCCGGCCCAGGCGATCGCCCAGGTCTGCGAGCTCGCCTGGCAGATCCGTGGACAGGCAAGCGGCCGGCAAGTCGAGGGCGCGAAGGCCGGAATCACGGCGAATCAGGGCCTGTTCGGCCACGGCTCCTCGGTGATCGTCACGCGCTGA
- a CDS encoding enoyl-CoA hydratase-related protein: MGFDTLGYDHAGKVVTLTLNRPEKRNAFNMHMAGELRQAWQQIKQDASVVAVVVTGAGEKAFCTGFDVSDMASGESAKEADASYEASPLLKLTAIHNRCWKPVITAVNGMVNGGGHHFLADSDLIVAAEHATFFDTHVKLGLVAGLEPVGLARRIPLEAVLRMAFLGGSERLSAAEAKAIGLVGEVVPAAELLPRAQALAAMIAEHSPSALQRSKRAIWESLDGGLDAGLRHAWDLIGAQTAHPDPMEGATAFMEKRAPRWADHEE, from the coding sequence ATGGGGTTCGACACGCTCGGCTACGACCACGCGGGGAAGGTGGTGACCCTCACCCTGAACCGCCCCGAGAAGCGCAACGCCTTCAACATGCACATGGCGGGCGAGCTGCGGCAGGCCTGGCAGCAGATCAAACAGGATGCGTCGGTGGTCGCGGTGGTCGTCACCGGCGCCGGCGAGAAGGCCTTCTGCACCGGCTTCGACGTCTCGGACATGGCGTCGGGCGAGAGCGCGAAGGAGGCCGACGCCAGCTACGAGGCGTCACCGCTGCTCAAGCTGACGGCCATCCACAACCGCTGCTGGAAGCCGGTGATCACCGCAGTGAACGGCATGGTCAATGGCGGCGGGCATCACTTCCTGGCCGACAGCGATCTCATCGTCGCCGCCGAGCACGCCACCTTCTTCGATACCCACGTGAAGCTCGGGCTCGTGGCCGGGCTCGAGCCGGTGGGTCTGGCCCGGCGGATTCCGCTCGAAGCGGTGCTGCGCATGGCCTTCCTCGGTGGGAGCGAGCGCCTCTCGGCCGCCGAAGCGAAGGCGATCGGTCTCGTCGGAGAGGTCGTGCCGGCTGCGGAGCTCTTGCCGCGCGCCCAGGCGCTCGCGGCGATGATCGCCGAACACTCGCCCTCGGCGCTGCAGCGCTCGAAGCGGGCGATCTGGGAGAGTCTCGATGGAGGGCTCGACGCCGGCCTGCGCCACGCCTGGGACCTGATCGGAGCTCAGACCGCGCACCCGGACCCGATGGAAGGCGCCACCGCCTTCATGGAGAAACGCGCGCCCCGCTGGGCCGACCACGAGGAGTAG
- a CDS encoding enoyl-CoA hydratase/isomerase family protein, which yields MTETITTAVADGIATFTLNRPEKRNAYTPLMGEELVAAFRDAREDPEVRVVVLTGAGKGFCGGVDLEVLQAANAGQDTGKGPKLGEEEFINGFPLELLSFPKPVIAAVHGAAIGVGVTMILPCDIRIAAEGAKLGLTFTKLGILPGLGSTHLLPQLVGLGRAQELVLTARIVQAEEACEMGLVNRVVPADQLLDAAYELAAAAAACDPDALAIAKTALQRGATSDMAAAIEHEKASNALLRERKAARKG from the coding sequence ATGACCGAGACGATCACGACCGCCGTTGCCGATGGCATTGCCACCTTCACGCTGAACCGGCCCGAGAAACGCAACGCGTACACGCCGCTGATGGGCGAGGAGCTGGTGGCCGCGTTTCGTGACGCGCGCGAAGACCCGGAAGTGCGCGTCGTCGTGCTCACTGGCGCCGGCAAGGGCTTCTGCGGCGGCGTCGATCTCGAGGTGCTGCAGGCCGCGAATGCCGGACAGGACACGGGAAAGGGACCGAAGCTCGGGGAAGAGGAGTTCATCAACGGCTTCCCCCTCGAGCTGCTCTCGTTCCCGAAGCCGGTGATCGCTGCCGTGCACGGTGCGGCGATCGGGGTGGGCGTGACGATGATCCTGCCCTGTGACATCCGCATCGCGGCCGAAGGGGCGAAGCTCGGCCTGACGTTCACGAAGCTGGGCATCCTGCCGGGGCTCGGGAGCACCCATCTGCTGCCGCAACTCGTTGGCCTCGGTCGGGCCCAGGAGCTCGTCTTGACCGCGCGCATCGTCCAGGCCGAAGAGGCCTGCGAGATGGGGCTCGTGAACCGCGTGGTACCGGCCGACCAGCTGCTCGACGCAGCCTACGAGCTCGCGGCGGCCGCCGCCGCCTGCGATCCGGACGCGCTGGCGATCGCGAAGACCGCGCTCCAGCGGGGCGCGACCAGCGACATGGCCGCGGCGATCGAACACGAGAAGGCGTCGAACGCACTGCTTCGCGAACGCAAGGCCGCTCGCAAAGGGTAA
- a CDS encoding OB-fold domain-containing protein yields the protein MPPEKTRIPAIENWFTMDDEPRLLGLHDPQSGSYFFPKDVAISAAPGYAGAELQEAPLSRRGKLWSYTTNHYQPPAPYVSAEPFEPYTVAAVELPEERMVVLGQLAPGVDPESLEVGMEMELILDTLFEDDEHEHIIWKWKPVAA from the coding sequence ATGCCCCCCGAGAAGACCCGCATTCCCGCCATCGAGAACTGGTTCACGATGGACGACGAACCCCGGCTGCTCGGCCTGCACGATCCCCAGAGCGGCAGCTACTTCTTCCCGAAGGACGTCGCCATCTCCGCCGCCCCGGGCTACGCGGGCGCGGAGCTGCAGGAGGCGCCGCTGTCGCGTCGCGGCAAGCTGTGGTCCTACACGACGAATCACTACCAGCCGCCGGCGCCCTACGTGTCAGCCGAGCCCTTCGAGCCCTACACCGTCGCCGCGGTCGAGCTGCCCGAGGAGCGCATGGTTGTACTGGGGCAGCTGGCTCCCGGCGTCGACCCGGAATCGCTCGAAGTGGGGATGGAGATGGAACTCATCCTCGACACCCTCTTCGAGGACGACGAGCACGAACACATCATCTGGAAGTGGAAGCCCGTCGCGGCCTGA
- a CDS encoding LLM class F420-dependent oxidoreductase → MRFSVQLPTDRVDAGDEFVSAAAIREMAQAVEAAGFDACYVTDHPFPGDRWLASGGHHALDPWIALSFAAAATERLRLQTNIIVIGYRNPFLTAKAVSSLDVLSEGRVILGVAAGYLKPEFRALGADFDNRNDIADEALRAMKRAFTEDGVELIGREWAATGNTMRPRPVQQPHPPIWVGGNSRRAIRRAVELADGWVPFPTPGIPSDRVRTASIENLDDLDARIAYAREHAQAVGREAPLDISFIPFGVTMHRKEPVEPSRFAEVVDSLGARGVTWLTLAMPAESRAEYCEAVARFGEEVLRPLR, encoded by the coding sequence ATGCGCTTTTCCGTCCAGCTCCCGACCGACCGGGTCGACGCCGGCGACGAGTTCGTTTCCGCCGCGGCGATTCGCGAGATGGCGCAGGCCGTCGAGGCCGCCGGCTTCGACGCCTGTTACGTCACCGATCACCCGTTCCCCGGCGACCGTTGGCTGGCGAGTGGCGGGCACCATGCCCTCGATCCGTGGATCGCGCTCTCTTTCGCCGCCGCCGCCACCGAGCGACTGCGGCTCCAGACGAACATCATCGTGATCGGGTACCGCAACCCGTTCCTCACCGCGAAGGCGGTCAGCAGCCTCGACGTCCTGTCCGAAGGCCGCGTGATCCTGGGCGTCGCGGCGGGCTACTTGAAGCCCGAGTTCCGCGCCCTCGGAGCGGATTTCGACAACCGCAACGACATCGCCGACGAGGCCCTGCGCGCGATGAAGCGCGCCTTCACCGAAGACGGCGTCGAACTGATCGGCCGCGAATGGGCGGCGACGGGCAACACCATGCGCCCGCGTCCCGTCCAGCAGCCCCACCCCCCGATCTGGGTGGGCGGCAACAGCCGCCGCGCGATCCGACGCGCGGTAGAACTCGCCGACGGCTGGGTACCCTTCCCGACCCCGGGCATTCCGAGCGATCGCGTCCGCACCGCCTCCATCGAGAACCTCGACGATCTCGACGCGCGCATTGCCTACGCCCGCGAGCACGCCCAGGCGGTCGGTCGCGAAGCGCCCCTCGACATCAGCTTCATTCCCTTCGGCGTCACCATGCACCGCAAGGAGCCCGTCGAACCCTCGCGATTCGCCGAGGTGGTCGACTCGTTGGGCGCGCGCGGCGTCACCTGGCTGACGCTCGCCATGCCCGCCGAGTCTCGCGCGGAGTACTGCGAGGCCGTCGCCCGGTTCGGCGAAGAGGTGCTGCGGCCCCTGCGCTGA
- a CDS encoding DUF3604 domain-containing protein, producing the protein MRNGKRRGMGLGNGWLVALALAASVPATAEKQLLWGDTHLHTNNSFDAYLNQNDTADPATAYRYAQGLPVIHPFHRARIQIETPLDFLVIADHAELLGVMRTTVEHGIPREGLGFGERIRARLAEGWLRGVVEDGEGAAAFTSFLPQPGDPREAAANSRLPSPIPNSERIERSVWVNATNTADAFNDPGRFTTLIGWEWSSLPAGANLHRVVFTSASAELAQQFRPMSSADSMYPEDLWSWLDETTQATGAEFVAIPHNSNISKGIMFAETTLRGNAYDEAMAAKRMRWEPVAEITQFKGDSETHPALSPDDPFADYEEYPYYIQQTPEPYAAQPGDYLRTAWLRGLELEGKSGGNPYRMGVIGATDAHTGVASAEEPNFWGKMATDSIPENKGLSRRGPGLTGWSMGAAGLAGVWATENTREALLEAFRRKEVYGTTGPRIAVRVAGGFDLDGDDLEALLAGDAVPMGGDLRDAPSGATPQFRVQALQDPKSAPLDRVQIIKGWVDASGKAHERIHDVVWSGDRTPAADGVVPALANTVDPTTGRYDAATGAGELAALWSDPDFDASQDAFYYVRVLEIPTPRHSLLDAIALGIDPAETGHPTTLQERAYTSPIWYRAPRP; encoded by the coding sequence GTGCGGAACGGCAAGCGGCGGGGAATGGGTCTCGGGAACGGCTGGCTGGTCGCGTTGGCACTCGCGGCCAGCGTGCCAGCCACGGCAGAGAAACAGCTGCTGTGGGGCGACACCCACCTCCACACGAACAACTCCTTCGACGCCTACCTGAATCAGAACGACACCGCCGACCCGGCCACCGCGTACCGCTACGCCCAGGGCTTGCCGGTGATCCACCCCTTCCACCGCGCGCGCATCCAGATCGAGACGCCGCTCGACTTCCTGGTGATCGCCGACCACGCCGAGCTGCTCGGCGTGATGCGCACGACGGTCGAGCACGGGATCCCGCGCGAGGGCCTGGGCTTCGGCGAACGCATCCGCGCCCGACTCGCCGAGGGATGGCTGCGTGGCGTCGTCGAAGACGGGGAAGGCGCCGCAGCGTTCACGAGCTTCCTCCCCCAGCCCGGCGATCCGCGGGAAGCCGCTGCGAACTCGCGCCTCCCCTCTCCGATTCCGAACTCGGAACGGATCGAGCGGTCGGTATGGGTGAATGCGACGAACACGGCCGACGCCTTCAATGACCCTGGGCGCTTCACCACCCTGATCGGATGGGAGTGGAGTTCGCTTCCCGCCGGCGCGAACCTGCACCGCGTGGTGTTCACGAGCGCCTCGGCAGAGCTGGCGCAGCAGTTCCGTCCGATGAGCTCGGCGGACAGCATGTACCCGGAAGATCTGTGGAGCTGGCTCGACGAGACCACCCAGGCGACCGGTGCCGAGTTCGTGGCGATCCCCCACAACTCGAACATCTCGAAGGGCATCATGTTCGCCGAGACGACCCTGCGCGGGAACGCCTACGACGAAGCCATGGCCGCGAAGCGCATGCGCTGGGAGCCCGTCGCCGAGATCACTCAGTTCAAGGGCGACTCCGAGACCCACCCCGCTCTTTCACCCGACGATCCCTTCGCCGACTACGAGGAATACCCGTACTACATCCAGCAGACGCCCGAGCCCTACGCAGCGCAGCCCGGCGACTACCTGCGCACGGCCTGGCTCCGCGGCCTCGAACTCGAAGGCAAGAGCGGGGGCAACCCCTATCGGATGGGTGTGATCGGGGCGACCGACGCGCACACCGGCGTGGCGTCGGCGGAAGAGCCGAACTTCTGGGGGAAGATGGCGACCGACTCGATCCCCGAGAACAAGGGGCTCTCGCGTCGCGGACCGGGTCTGACGGGCTGGTCAATGGGCGCAGCCGGCCTCGCCGGCGTGTGGGCCACCGAGAATACCCGGGAAGCGCTCCTGGAAGCGTTCCGTCGCAAGGAGGTGTACGGCACGACGGGGCCGCGCATCGCGGTCCGCGTCGCAGGCGGCTTCGACCTCGACGGCGACGACCTCGAAGCCCTGCTCGCGGGCGATGCCGTGCCGATGGGCGGAGACCTGCGCGATGCCCCCTCCGGCGCCACTCCCCAGTTCCGCGTCCAGGCGCTGCAGGACCCGAAGAGCGCACCGCTCGATCGCGTGCAGATCATCAAGGGCTGGGTGGATGCGTCGGGCAAAGCGCACGAGCGCATCCATGACGTCGTGTGGTCGGGCGATCGCACCCCCGCCGCCGACGGCGTCGTCCCCGCGTTGGCGAACACCGTCGACCCGACGACGGGCCGCTACGACGCGGCGACCGGTGCCGGTGAACTCGCCGCCCTGTGGAGCGATCCCGACTTCGACGCGAGCCAGGACGCCTTCTACTACGTGCGGGTGCTCGAGATCCCGACACCGCGCCATTCGCTCCTCGACGCGATCGCCCTGGGCATCGATCCGGCCGAGACCGGGCACCCGACTACGCTCCAGGAGCGCGCCTACACCTCGCCGATCTGGTATCGGGCGCCGCGCCCCTAG